From a single Mycolicibacterium moriokaense genomic region:
- a CDS encoding aromatic ring-hydroxylating oxygenase subunit alpha: MTHTESGLDTAIEVDGDPDDSTGQVAEDLSSPMTIPVEAYISEEYARNERDRLWRRVWQQVGRVEELPEIGSYLTYDILDDSIIVVRTGPDEFKAHYNVCMHRGRKLVDTPEGAKNAIGRARKSFVCGFHGWTYGLDGACTHIREQDDWKGALTPDNTHLVPVQVDTWGGWLFINMDPTAEPLADYLFPASKILEPFGLENMRYKWRKWLYFDCNWKVAMEAFNETYHVFTTHPEFNKFGEFRGWAKAQGKHSNIGYDAPKGLDETKSKIRLGTGDPRISTAEMQVFTMEETNATTTETLVNAAKRLVDELPEGTPADQVLQHWLASARRDDEARGVIWPTIPPDILGQSGTAWQIFPNFQVGQGLTSALCYSARPDPSYDPNKCIFEVAVFELYPKGEEPQTEWQYTPKDSPNWLSVLPQDFSNMAAVQQGMKSAGFPGTKPNPYRERSTVNLHYQLSRYMGTGEPQDL; encoded by the coding sequence GTGACGCACACCGAATCCGGCCTCGACACCGCCATCGAGGTCGACGGCGATCCGGACGATTCGACAGGACAGGTCGCCGAGGATCTCTCGTCGCCGATGACCATCCCGGTCGAGGCCTACATCTCCGAGGAGTACGCCCGCAACGAGCGGGATCGGTTGTGGCGCAGGGTCTGGCAGCAGGTCGGCCGCGTCGAGGAGCTCCCCGAGATCGGCAGCTATCTGACCTACGACATCCTCGACGACTCGATCATCGTGGTGCGGACGGGGCCGGATGAGTTCAAGGCCCACTACAACGTGTGCATGCATCGCGGCCGCAAACTGGTCGACACACCCGAGGGCGCCAAGAACGCGATCGGCCGTGCGCGCAAGTCGTTCGTCTGCGGATTCCACGGCTGGACATACGGTTTGGACGGTGCCTGCACCCACATCCGCGAACAGGACGACTGGAAGGGTGCGCTGACGCCCGACAACACCCACCTCGTTCCCGTCCAGGTCGACACCTGGGGTGGGTGGCTGTTCATCAACATGGATCCGACGGCCGAACCGCTGGCCGACTACCTGTTCCCGGCGTCGAAGATCCTGGAACCTTTCGGGCTGGAGAACATGCGCTACAAGTGGCGCAAATGGCTGTACTTCGACTGCAACTGGAAGGTCGCGATGGAGGCCTTCAACGAGACCTACCACGTGTTCACCACCCACCCCGAGTTCAACAAGTTCGGGGAGTTCAGGGGGTGGGCCAAGGCGCAGGGTAAGCACAGCAACATCGGCTACGACGCCCCGAAGGGTTTGGACGAGACCAAGTCCAAGATCCGCCTCGGTACCGGTGACCCGCGCATCTCGACGGCCGAGATGCAGGTCTTCACCATGGAAGAGACGAACGCGACGACCACCGAGACGCTGGTGAACGCCGCCAAACGGCTGGTCGACGAACTGCCCGAGGGCACGCCCGCCGACCAGGTGTTGCAGCACTGGCTGGCGTCGGCACGCCGCGATGACGAAGCGCGCGGGGTGATCTGGCCGACGATTCCGCCCGACATCCTCGGTCAGAGCGGCACCGCCTGGCAGATCTTCCCGAACTTCCAAGTGGGCCAGGGCCTGACGAGCGCGCTGTGCTATTCCGCGCGACCCGATCCGAGCTACGACCCCAACAAGTGCATCTTCGAGGTCGCGGTCTTCGAGCTCTATCCCAAAGGCGAAGAACCGCAAACGGAATGGCAGTACACCCCGAAGGACTCGCCGAACTGGCTCTCGGTCCTGCCGCAGGACTTCTCGAACATGGCGGCGGTGCAGCAGGGTATGAAGTCTGCCGGCTTCCCCGGCACCAAGCCCAACCCGTACCGCGAGCGCAGCACGGTGAACCTGCACTACCAGCTGTCCAGGTACATGGGCACCGGCGAGCCTCAAGATTTGTGA
- a CDS encoding SDR family NAD(P)-dependent oxidoreductase: MSDLLGLHGRIVVVSGAGGGGIGTTITRMAAEAGATVVAVSRSKENLDEHVAPLAKEGLSVVPVSADASTDDGIATVMDQVRRTDGALYGLVNIAGGAAPSTWMPATRVTREDWRALLAANLETAFFMSQAVAAEIREQGNPGSIVSVSSISGMNTAPFHIAYGTAKAAIVAMTRTMAAELALNNIRVNAIAPGVTATAASRTYVDDDPERDRTAIAMGRRGTPEEQASAILFLLSDMSSYITGQTLLVDGGLNLKWTHLGADNTSLFLADESFRAEIRRIQ; encoded by the coding sequence ATGAGCGACCTTCTTGGGCTGCACGGCCGCATCGTCGTGGTGTCGGGCGCCGGCGGCGGCGGGATCGGCACCACGATCACGCGGATGGCCGCGGAGGCAGGCGCCACCGTCGTCGCGGTCAGCCGGTCCAAGGAGAACCTCGACGAACACGTCGCACCGCTGGCCAAAGAGGGCCTGTCGGTGGTGCCGGTGTCCGCCGACGCGTCCACCGACGACGGCATCGCCACCGTCATGGACCAGGTGCGGCGTACCGACGGCGCGCTGTACGGGTTGGTGAACATCGCGGGCGGGGCGGCGCCGTCCACATGGATGCCCGCGACGCGGGTGACGCGTGAGGACTGGCGGGCGCTGCTCGCGGCGAATCTGGAAACCGCGTTCTTCATGAGTCAGGCCGTGGCGGCGGAGATCCGCGAACAGGGCAACCCGGGGTCGATCGTCTCAGTGTCCTCGATCAGCGGGATGAACACCGCCCCGTTCCATATCGCCTACGGGACAGCGAAGGCCGCGATCGTGGCGATGACCCGGACCATGGCCGCCGAACTCGCGCTGAACAACATTCGGGTCAACGCCATCGCACCCGGCGTGACGGCGACGGCGGCGTCGCGCACCTATGTCGATGACGACCCCGAACGCGACCGCACGGCCATCGCCATGGGCCGTCGCGGCACACCGGAGGAACAGGCGAGCGCGATCCTGTTCCTGCTGTCGGATATGTCGAGCTACATCACCGGTCAGACCCTGCTCGTCGACGGCGGTCTCAACCTGAAATGGACGCACCTCGGCGCCGACAACACCTCGCTCTTCCTTGCCGACGAGTCCTTCCGAGCTGAAATTAGGAGGATCCAGTGA
- a CDS encoding SMP-30/gluconolactonase/LRE family protein — protein sequence MTAPATASLPPSRYIATNPTTADGWRLERVTTPSRLFGANGLRTGPDGRIYVAQVTGSQISALDLADGGVEAVSPKGSEIIAPDDVAFDSAGNLYATEVMEGRVSVRDAGGAARVLRDDLPCANGITVHQDRLFINECRDGGRLMELNRATGAARILLEDLPSPNAMEVGPDGMLYYPLMTANEIWRIDPQGGEPQRVTGDLGVPDAVKFDPQGYLVSTQVASGQVFRIDPRSGDKTLLAQLNPGLDNLTFVGDRLFVSNFTGEITEILTGGGTRTALPGGLNWPLDLVVGDDGRLYVADGTYFYVVGADGALETVGMLFTPGYPGFLRGLAPAGPGAFIVATSGGQIARYRPGDGETDYLADGFDQLYGVAVGPGDTIVFAELGTGSVHALRSGNVELLASGLQDPVGVAFGSDGVPLVAESGTGRIVRLAGSTETVVDGLQRPQGIHVSGDQLYIVDAGAKEVIAVGLTSGERRTIAAGLPVGPPPGVNPKPLKGMPPFSGPQGPFAGITEGRDGTLYVAADGDGSVLALRRT from the coding sequence ATGACTGCTCCCGCGACGGCGTCGCTCCCGCCCTCCCGGTACATCGCGACCAACCCGACGACCGCCGACGGTTGGCGGCTCGAGAGGGTCACGACGCCGAGCCGGTTGTTCGGCGCGAACGGGTTGCGGACCGGTCCCGACGGGCGCATCTACGTCGCTCAGGTGACGGGCAGTCAGATCAGCGCCTTGGATCTTGCCGACGGCGGTGTCGAGGCCGTCAGCCCGAAGGGCAGCGAAATCATCGCGCCCGATGACGTCGCGTTCGACAGCGCAGGCAACCTGTACGCGACCGAGGTGATGGAAGGACGGGTGAGCGTGCGTGACGCCGGCGGCGCGGCCCGGGTGCTGCGCGATGACCTTCCCTGCGCCAACGGCATCACCGTCCATCAGGACCGGCTGTTCATCAACGAGTGCCGCGACGGCGGTCGGCTGATGGAGCTCAACCGGGCGACCGGCGCAGCGCGCATCCTGCTGGAGGATCTGCCGTCGCCGAACGCGATGGAGGTCGGGCCCGACGGAATGCTGTATTACCCGCTGATGACGGCCAACGAGATCTGGCGCATCGATCCGCAAGGCGGTGAGCCGCAACGGGTTACCGGCGATCTCGGTGTGCCGGATGCGGTCAAGTTCGATCCGCAGGGCTACCTGGTATCGACACAGGTGGCCAGCGGGCAAGTGTTTCGCATTGACCCGCGCAGCGGCGACAAAACCCTGCTCGCACAGCTTAATCCGGGACTGGACAACCTGACCTTCGTCGGCGACCGCCTGTTCGTCTCCAACTTCACCGGGGAGATCACCGAGATCCTTACCGGTGGCGGTACACGCACCGCGCTGCCCGGCGGGTTGAACTGGCCGCTGGACCTGGTCGTCGGCGACGACGGTCGGCTGTACGTGGCCGACGGCACCTACTTCTACGTCGTAGGCGCCGACGGCGCGCTGGAAACCGTCGGAATGCTGTTCACGCCAGGCTATCCGGGGTTCCTGCGTGGGTTGGCCCCAGCGGGCCCGGGCGCCTTCATAGTGGCGACGTCGGGTGGGCAGATCGCCCGCTACCGGCCGGGTGATGGCGAAACCGACTATCTCGCAGATGGTTTCGATCAACTCTACGGTGTCGCTGTCGGGCCCGGGGACACCATCGTGTTCGCCGAACTCGGCACCGGAAGCGTGCACGCGCTGCGGTCGGGCAACGTCGAACTGCTGGCCTCCGGGCTGCAGGATCCGGTCGGCGTGGCGTTCGGGTCCGACGGTGTGCCGCTGGTGGCGGAGTCGGGCACCGGGCGCATCGTGCGGCTGGCCGGATCCACCGAAACCGTCGTCGACGGGCTGCAGCGACCGCAGGGCATCCACGTCTCCGGTGATCAGCTGTACATCGTCGATGCGGGCGCGAAGGAGGTCATCGCGGTCGGGCTGACTAGCGGAGAGCGGCGCACCATCGCCGCCGGTCTGCCCGTCGGGCCACCGCCCGGCGTGAATCCCAAGCCGCTCAAGGGAATGCCACCATTCTCCGGGCCTCAGGGTCCGTTCGCCGGCATCACCGAGGGCCGTGACGGCACCCTCTATGTGGCGGCCGACGGTGACGGCAGCGTGTTGGCGTTGCGACGGACATGA